From the Salipiger sp. CCB-MM3 genome, the window GCTCGACCTTCTCGAAGCCGAAGATCATCGTCTGCGTGCCGCATGGCGCCACGCCGGTGGAAAAGCGGGCGATCCGCCAGTCGGTGCTGAGCGCCGGCGCGCGCAAGGCCGGGCTGATTGCCGAGCCGATCGCCGCGGCCATCGGTGCGGGCATGCCGATCACCGATCCGACCGGCAATATGGTCGTCGACATCGGCGGCGGCACCACCGAGGTGGCGGTTCTGTCGCTGGGCGACATCGTCTATGCGCGCTCGATCCGCGTCGGCGGCGACCGTATGGACGAGGCCATCGTCAACTATCTGCGCCGTCAGCAGAACCTTCTGGTGGGCGAAGCCACCGCCGAGCGGATCAAGACCTCGATCGGCACCGCGCGCATGCCCGACGACGGGCGTGGCAGCTCGATGCAGATCCGTGGCCGCGACCTGCTGAACGGCGTGCCGAAGGAAACCGAGATCAGCCAGGCCCAAGTGGCCGAGGCGCTGGCCGAGCCGGTGCAGGCGATCTGCGAGGCGGTGATGTCGGCGCTTGAGGCGACCCCGCCGGATCTGGCGGCGGATATCGTCGATCGCGGCGTCATGCTCACCGGCGGCGGCGCGCTGCTGGGCGATCTCGATCTGGCGCTGCGCGAGCAGACCGGTCTTGCCGTCTCCATCGCCGAAGAGAGCCTGAACTGCGTGGCACTCGGCACCGGCAAGGCGCTCGAGTACGAAAAGCAGCTGCAGCACGCGATCGATTACGACAGCTGATCGCTTTGCGGACGGCTGCGACTGCGGCAGAACTGTTGGAGGGCGCGCGGCACGGCTATGCGCCCTCCTCCGCGGCCTGTAGGACACAGGCTCCGAAGGCGGCTCCAAGGCACGCTCCGGCGTGAAGAACATGGCGAAGAACGGCAGCAATGGCGAAGACTATTCCGGCCCGCTGAAGCGCCTGCTTCTGGCGGTGCTGATCCTGTGCCTTGCGGGGCTGTTCATCCTGTGGCGGATCGACAGCCCGCGGGTCGAACGCTTTCGCGCGCAGGTGATCGACACGGTGATGCCGGGCTTCGACTGGGCGATGGCGCCGGTGACCGGCGCAGTGAAGATCCTGCGCGACTTCCAATCCTACCAGCGCATCCACGAGCAAAATCAGGAACTCCGGCGCGAATTGCGCCAGATGACCGCGTGGAAAGAGGCGGCGCTGCAGCTCGAGCAGGAGAACGCCAAGCTGCGCGACCTGAACAATGTGCAGCTTGATCCCCGTCTGACCTATATCACCGGCGTGGTGCTGGCCGACAGCGGCTCGCCGTTCCGGCAGTCGGTGCTGATCAACGTGGGCTCGCGCGATGGCATCGTCGATGGCTGGGCCACGATGGACGGCATCGGGCTTGTCGGGCGCATCTCGGGCGTCGGCAATAACACCGCGCGGGTGATCCTGCTCACCGACGCCACCAGCCGCATCCCGGCGACGATCCAGCCCTCGGGCCAGCGCGCCATGGTGGTGGGCGACAACAGCGCCAACCCGCCGATCGACTTTCTCGAGAACCCCGATCTGGTGAAGCCCGGCGACCGTATCGTCACCTCGGGCGACGGCGAGGTCTTTCCACCGGGCATCCTGATCGGACAGGTGGCGCAGGATCCGGGCGGACGTCTGCGGGTCCGGCTCGCCGCCGACTACGAGCGGCTGGAGTTCCTGCGGGTGCTGCGCGACCATGGCGCACGCCGGGTGAATGCCCCCTCTGGGTTGATCCTGCCCGAGCATCCGCCCGAAAGCCGCGCCCCCGAGGCCGAGACCGATCCCACCGTGCCGCCGCTCAGCGACGTGCAGGAGGACGGGGCGGAGGCCGGAAATGGCTGAAAGCAGCCGCCCGGCCAAGGTCTGGATGATGCGCGCCACCTTTGTCGCACTGGCTTTTGCGCTGATCTTCTACCATCTGCTGCCGCTTGACCTCATGCCCGCGAGCTATGCCGGTCCCGACGTGCTGACCGCCCTGTGCTTTGCCTGGGCGCTGCGCCGGCCTGACTATGTGCCCGCGCTGCTGGTGGCGGCGGTGATGCTGCTGGGCGATCTTCTGTTCCAGCGCCCGCCCGGTCTCTGGGCGCTGCTGGTGCTGATGGCCACGGAGTTTCTCAAGTCCCGCGACCGCCCGCGCCGCGAAACCACCTTCTTGCAAGAGTGGATCGCCGTGGCGGTGGTGCTTGCGGTCATCACGATCCTGTTCCGGCTGGCGCTGGCCCTCTTGATCGTGCCCGAGGGAACGTCTTTCCTAGCGCTCATGCGATACGCCATGACGGTGATCTGCTATCCTTTGATCGTCCTGCTGTCGCAGGGGCTGTTCGGCGTCCGCCGCATGGCGCCGGGCGATTTCGACCACGCGGGGAGGCCGATGTGAAACGCACCCAGAAGGACAGCGCCGACAGCTGGCGCAGGATTTCGCGCCGCGCGCTGCTGCTGGGCGGCGCGCAGCTTGGTTTTGCCGGGATGCTCGGGCTGCGCATGCACCACATGCAGGTCGATCAGGCCGATGAGTTCCGCCTGCTGGCCGAAGAGAACCGGATCAACATCCGCCTGATCCCGCCGAGCCGGGGCCGCATCTTCGACCGCAAAGGCAAGGTCGTCGCCGAGAACACGCCGACCTACCGCATCACCATCGTCCGCGAGGATGCCGGCGACGTCGAGGATGTGATCGCCAAGCTCTCGGCACTGGTCGAACTGGACGAGGACGAGCTTAACCGCGCGCTGGCCGAGATGCGCCGCTCGGCGCCCTTCCTGCCGATCACCATCGCCGACCGCGTGAGCTGGGAAGCAATCAGCCGCGTCGCGGTCAATGCCCCCGCCCTGCCCGGCGTCACGCCCGAAGTCGGCCTTTCGCGTTTCTATCCGCAGCACGGCAACTTCGCCCATGTGGTGGGCTATGTCGGCCCGGTCTCCGAGCGCGATCTTGCCAAATATGAGGACCCCGAGCCGGTGCTGCGCATCCCGCGCTTCCAGATCGGCAAGGTTGGGGTCGAGTCGAAATACGAGGAACAGCTGCGCGGCAAGGCCGGTGCTAAGCGCGTCGAAGTGAACGCCGTGGGCCGCGTCATGCGCGAGCTTGACCGCCGCGAGGGCGACAGCGGCGCAGACATCCAGCTGACCATCGATGCCGATCTGCAGGACTATGTGCAGGCTCGTCTGGGGCATGAATCCGCCTCCTGCGTGGTTATGGACGTGGAAAAGGGCGATCTGCTGGCGATTGCCTCGGCCCCCTCTTACGATCCCAACAAATTCGTGCGCGGCATCTCGGTGGGCGACTATTCGATCCTACGCGAGAACGATCACCGCCCGCTGGCGTCGAAAACCGTGCAGGACGCCTACCCGCCCGGCTCGACCTTCAAGATGGTCACCGCGCTGGCGGCGCTCGAGGCTGGCGTGCTCTCGCCCGACGACACGGTCTGGTGCCCGGGTCACATGGAGGTCGGCTCGCGCCGGTTCCACTGCTGGAAGCGCCGCGGCCACGGCCACCTGAACCTCGAACAGGCGCTGCAGCAAAGCTGCGACGTGTTCTTCTACGACGTGGCTTTGAAGGTTGGCATCGACCGTATCGCCGACGTCGGGCGGCGGCTGGGCCTTGGTGCCTCGCCGGATGTGCCCATGTCGGCGGTCACCTCGGGCATCATGCCCGACAAAGACTGGAAACAGCGTGAGCGCGGCAAGGGCTGGCTGATCGGCGATACGGTCAACGCCTCGATCGGACAGGGCTTCGTGCTGACCTCGCCGCTGCAGCTGGCGATCATGACCGCGCGCATCTCGACCGGGCGCGAGATCCACCCGCGGCTGGTGAAGACAATCGACGGCGTCGAAACCGAAGTTGTCGGCGGGCAGGACCTCGACATCAACCCCAACCACCTGCGCTGGGTACGCAAGGGCATGTCGTCGGTGATGAACACCTCCCGCGGCACCGGCTATCGCTCGCGTTCGGTGGCCGAGGGCTACGAACTCGCGGGCAAGTCCGGCACGGCTCAGGTGCGCAACCGCGTGGTCAGCAACGAAGACGTGCCATGGGTCGAGCGAGATCACGCGCTCTTTGTGGGCTATGGGCCGGTCAACGCGCCGCGCATCGCGGTCTCGGTCGTCGTCGAACACGGCGGCGGCGGCTCCTCGGCGGGGGCCCCCATCCTGCGCGATGTGGCGCTGCAGGCGCTCTATGGCGGCACGCCGCCGCTTGATGCCTACCCTTCGTCCGACCACGAGAAGATCAAGGAACTGCAGGAACGGCTCGATCGCGAGCGCCGGGAACGCGCGGAACAGGTCCGGGGGCGCGCGTGAGCTATCTCGAATATAACGTCAAGACCACGCCCACGGGCTGGCGCAAGGTCCTCTATATCAACTGGCCGCTGGTGATCCTGCTGACCGCCGTGGCCTGCGTCGGCTTTTTGATGCTCTACTCGGTGGCGGGCGGACGGCTCGACACATGGGCCGAGCCGCAGATGAAGCGCTTTGGCCTCGGCCTCGCGGCGATGTTCGTCGTCGCGATGGTGCCGATCTGGCTCTGGCGCAACCTGTCGGTGCTCGCCTACCTCGGCTCGCTGGCGCTGCTCGTGGCGGTGGAACTTTTCGGCACCGTGGGCATGGGCGCGCAGCGCTGGATCGACATCGGCTTCATGCGGCTGCAGCCCTCCGAGCTGATGAAAATCTCGCTGGTGATGGTGCTGGCGGCCTATTACGACTGGCTGCCGCTGAAGAAGACCTCGCGCCCCCTCTGGGTGTTCTTGCCGATCCTGCTGATCCTCGCACCCACCGGGCTGACGCTGATCCAGCCCGACCTCGGCACCGCGCTGCTGCTGATGATCGGCGGCGGTCTGATCATGTTCCTCGCCGGGGTACATTGGGCCTATTTCGCGGTGGTGATCGCCGCGGGCGTGGGCACGATCTACACGGTCTTTGAGTCGCGCGGCACCGATTGGCAGCTGCTCAAGGACTATCAGTTCAAGCGCATCGACACGTTCCTCGATCCCTCGACCGATCCGCTTGGCGCGGGCTATCACATCACGCAGGCCAAGATCGCCATGGGCTCGGGCGGCTGGACCGGGCGCGGCTTCATGCAGGGCACCCAGTCACGGCTAAACTTCCTGCCCGAAAAACACACCGATTTCATCTTCAACACGCTGGCCGAGGAGTTCGGCTTTGTCGGAGGCATGTCGCTGCTGACGCTCTACGTGCTGATCCTGCTGTTCTGCATCTTTGCCGCGCTGCGCAACCGCGACCGCTTCTCCTCGCTGCTGACGCTGGGCATCGGGCTGACCTTCTTCCTCTATTTCGCGGTCAACATGTCGATGGTCATGGGCCTCGCGCCGGTGGTCGGCGTGCCGCTGCCGATGGTCAGCTATGGCGGCTCGGCGATGCTGGTGTTGATGATCGCCTTCGGACTGGTACAGAGTGCCTGTATCCATCGGCCCCGCTGAGAACTATCAAGGACTTCCATGACCACCACCATCCTCTTCGCCGCCCCGGAAGACGCCTGGGACGCCTATCGCGCGCCGCTGACCGAGGCGCTGGACGCCACCGGGATCGACTACCGCCTCGCCCGCGACATTCCCGCCGAAGAGGTCGATTACGTGGTCTACGCGCCCTCCTCGGGCCTGACGGACTTCACGCCCTTTCCACGCCTCAAGGCGGTGCTGAGCCTCTGGGCCGGGGTCGAAAAGATCGTCGGCAATCCCAAGCTCACCGTGCCGCTGGCGCGGATGGTCGATGACGAAGGGCTGACTCAGGGCATGGTGGAATATGTCACCGGACATGTGCTGCGCCACCACCTTGGGATGGACGCGCATATCGTGAACCCGGCGCATGCCTGGGTGAACAAGGCGCCGCCACTGGCGCGCGAGCGTCCCGTCACGGTGCTGGGCCTCGGCATGCTGGGCCGCGCCTGCGCCCGGCAACTGGCGCAGATCGGCTTTCCGGTCACCGGCTGGAGCCGAACCCCGCGCGAGATCGAAGGCCTGCGCTGCCTGTCGGGCTCCGAGGGGCTGAGCGAGGCACTGGCGGGCGCGCAGATCGTCGTCACGCTGCTGCCCTTCACCCCGCAGACCGAGAACACGCTGGGGGCCACAGAGCTTGCGCAGCTGGCGGAGGGGGCCTGCATCGTCAACCCCGGCCGCGGCCAGCTGATCGACGACGAGGCCCTGCTGGCAGCGCTGGACAGCGGCCGTTTGGGCCACGCCACGCTCGACGTGTTCCGGATCGAACCGCTGCCGCAGGACCATCCGTTCTGGGATCACCCCAAGGTCACCGTCACGCCGCATATCGCCGCCGAGACGCGCGCGGACTCGGCCTCGCGGGTCATCGCCGAGAACGTGCGGCGCGGCGTCACAGGCGAGCCCTTGCTGCATCTTGTGGACCGGGACGCGGGATACTGATAAGGCGCGGCGCATCTGAACTGGAGATGCTGCCGCCATGCCCCTGCCCGAGACCTTCGATCGCTCGCTGAAGATCGCCCCGTCCATCCTGTCCGCCGATTTCGCCAACTTCGGCGCCGAGATCCGCGCCGTCGAGGCGCAGGGCGCCGACTGGATCCATGTCGATGTGATGGACGGGCATTTCGTCCCCAACCTCACCTTCGGCCCGCCGCTGGTCAAAGCGATCCGCCCGCATATCTCGACGGTGATGGATGTGCACCTGATGATCGCGCCGGTGGATCCGTACATCGAGGCCTTCGCCGACGCCGGTGCCGACATCATCACCGCCCATCTCGAAGCGGGTGCACACACCCACCGCACGCTTCAGGCGATCCGCGCCACCGGTGCCAAGGCGGGACTCGCGCTCAACCCCGGCACGCCGGTCGAAGCTGCCGCCCCGCTGCTTGATCTGTGTGATCTCGTCTGCCTGATGACCGTGAACCCCGGCTTCGGCGGGCAGAAGTTCATCCACAGCCAAGTGGCACAGGTGCGCAAACTGCGCGAGATGATCGGCGATCGCGAGATCCACATCGAGATCGACGGCGGTGTCGATCCCAGCACAGCGCCGCTGGTTTTCGAAGCTGGCGCCGATGTGCTGGTCGCAGGCTCTGCCGTGTTCCGCGGCGGCTCAGTCGAGAACCCCGCGCCCTACGGCGAAAACATCCGCGCCATCCGCGCCAGCGTCGGCGCCTGAGCCGTCTTCTCGAACCTCCCGCTGGCGGCGCGCTCCGGCCTGCCTCCGGCGGCGATATTTACTCCAAAAGGAAGCCCGAGATTCGCTCCTTCCTCTTGGCAGAAGTATCCCGGGGGGAGGCGCGCAGCGCCTTGGGGGCAGAGCCCCTCTCCTCTCTGACCCTCTATCGGACATAAAAAGGGCGCCGCGATCTCTCGCAGCGCCCTTTTTCGTGCCTGGCTTTCAGAGCTCAGTGCCCGCCGAGGATGCCCGTACGCACGTGATAATCGGCGGCCAGCGCATAATCGGGATCGTCATCGCTGTCGACCACCAGATGCCCGGCCTTGGTCAGCAGGCGGTGGCAGTCGCGCGACAGGTGGCGCAGCTGCAGCTTCTTGCCCGCGGCTTCGTATTTCGCCGCCAGCGCCTCGATCGCCTGCAGCGCCGACTGGTCGACCACGCGGCTGTCGGCAAAATCTACGATCACCGACTTGGGGTCGCCGTCGACGTCGAAGATCTCGGCAAAGCCATCGGTCGAGCCAAAGAACAGCGGGCCCTGGATCTGGTAGACTCGCGCGCCCTCGGGCGTGGTGTAGCTCTTGGCATGGATGCGCCGCGCGTTGTTCCACGCATAGGCCAGCGCCGAGACGATGACGCCGACGACCACCGCCACCGCAAGGTCTTCAAAGACCGTCACCACGGTCACCAGCACGATGACGAACGCGTCGGTCAGCGGCACGCGGAACAGAATGCGCAGCGAGTTCCACGCGAAGGTGCCGATCACCACCATGAACATCACGCCAACAAGCGCTGCCAGCGGAATGATCTCGATCAGCGGTGAGGCGAAGAGGATGAAGGACAGCAGGAACAGCGCCGCGACAATACCGGCGATGCGGGTGCGTCCGCCGGAGTTCACGTTGATCATCGACTGGCCGATCATCGCGCAGCCGCCCATGCCGCCGAAGAAGCCGGTGACCACATTGGCGGTGCCCTGCGCGATGCACTCTTGGCTGGCGCCGCCGCGCTGGCCGGTCATCTCGCCCACGAGGTTGAGCGTCAGCAGGCTCTCGATCAGGCCGATCGCCGCAAGGATCACCGCGTAGGGCAGGATGATGTGCAGCGTCTCCAGATTCAGCGGCACCGCCGGAATGTGGAACGGCGGGAAGCTGCCCTCGATCGAGGCCATATCCCCCACCCGCGGCACATCGAGGCCGAAGGCGATGACGATGGCAGCGGTCACCGCGATGCCCGCCAGCGGCGCGGGAATGATCTTGGTCACCTTGGGCAGCAGCCAGATGACCGCCATGGTCAGCGCCACAAGCGCCAGCATGGTCCAAAGCTGCAGACCCGAAAGCCATTCGCCGGGCGACACGCCGGGCTGCGCGGTGCCCGGCACCTTGAACTGGGTCAACTGCGCCATGAATATCACGATGGCCAGCCCGTTGACGAAGCCGAGCATCACCGGATG encodes:
- the rpe gene encoding ribulose-phosphate 3-epimerase yields the protein MPLPETFDRSLKIAPSILSADFANFGAEIRAVEAQGADWIHVDVMDGHFVPNLTFGPPLVKAIRPHISTVMDVHLMIAPVDPYIEAFADAGADIITAHLEAGAHTHRTLQAIRATGAKAGLALNPGTPVEAAAPLLDLCDLVCLMTVNPGFGGQKFIHSQVAQVRKLREMIGDREIHIEIDGGVDPSTAPLVFEAGADVLVAGSAVFRGGSVENPAPYGENIRAIRASVGA
- a CDS encoding rod shape-determining protein MreD — encoded protein: MAESSRPAKVWMMRATFVALAFALIFYHLLPLDLMPASYAGPDVLTALCFAWALRRPDYVPALLVAAVMLLGDLLFQRPPGLWALLVLMATEFLKSRDRPRRETTFLQEWIAVAVVLAVITILFRLALALLIVPEGTSFLALMRYAMTVICYPLIVLLSQGLFGVRRMAPGDFDHAGRPM
- the mreC gene encoding rod shape-determining protein MreC — translated: MAKNGSNGEDYSGPLKRLLLAVLILCLAGLFILWRIDSPRVERFRAQVIDTVMPGFDWAMAPVTGAVKILRDFQSYQRIHEQNQELRRELRQMTAWKEAALQLEQENAKLRDLNNVQLDPRLTYITGVVLADSGSPFRQSVLINVGSRDGIVDGWATMDGIGLVGRISGVGNNTARVILLTDATSRIPATIQPSGQRAMVVGDNSANPPIDFLENPDLVKPGDRIVTSGDGEVFPPGILIGQVAQDPGGRLRVRLAADYERLEFLRVLRDHGARRVNAPSGLILPEHPPESRAPEAETDPTVPPLSDVQEDGAEAGNG
- a CDS encoding SulP family inorganic anion transporter, with translation MAKALLARYASRISKPDLSLSPTTRLTPAQIRTDVLSGLTVALALVPEAVAFAFVAGVHPLVGLYAAFLVGLITAVLGGRPGMISGATGALAVVMVALVADHGIEYLFATVVLMGILQIIAGALHWGKFIRLVPHPVMLGFVNGLAIVIFMAQLTQFKVPGTAQPGVSPGEWLSGLQLWTMLALVALTMAVIWLLPKVTKIIPAPLAGIAVTAAIVIAFGLDVPRVGDMASIEGSFPPFHIPAVPLNLETLHIILPYAVILAAIGLIESLLTLNLVGEMTGQRGGASQECIAQGTANVVTGFFGGMGGCAMIGQSMINVNSGGRTRIAGIVAALFLLSFILFASPLIEIIPLAALVGVMFMVVIGTFAWNSLRILFRVPLTDAFVIVLVTVVTVFEDLAVAVVVGVIVSALAYAWNNARRIHAKSYTTPEGARVYQIQGPLFFGSTDGFAEIFDVDGDPKSVIVDFADSRVVDQSALQAIEALAAKYEAAGKKLQLRHLSRDCHRLLTKAGHLVVDSDDDPDYALAADYHVRTGILGGH
- a CDS encoding 2-hydroxyacid dehydrogenase produces the protein MTTTILFAAPEDAWDAYRAPLTEALDATGIDYRLARDIPAEEVDYVVYAPSSGLTDFTPFPRLKAVLSLWAGVEKIVGNPKLTVPLARMVDDEGLTQGMVEYVTGHVLRHHLGMDAHIVNPAHAWVNKAPPLARERPVTVLGLGMLGRACARQLAQIGFPVTGWSRTPREIEGLRCLSGSEGLSEALAGAQIVVTLLPFTPQTENTLGATELAQLAEGACIVNPGRGQLIDDEALLAALDSGRLGHATLDVFRIEPLPQDHPFWDHPKVTVTPHIAAETRADSASRVIAENVRRGVTGEPLLHLVDRDAGY
- the mrdA gene encoding penicillin-binding protein 2, giving the protein MKRTQKDSADSWRRISRRALLLGGAQLGFAGMLGLRMHHMQVDQADEFRLLAEENRINIRLIPPSRGRIFDRKGKVVAENTPTYRITIVREDAGDVEDVIAKLSALVELDEDELNRALAEMRRSAPFLPITIADRVSWEAISRVAVNAPALPGVTPEVGLSRFYPQHGNFAHVVGYVGPVSERDLAKYEDPEPVLRIPRFQIGKVGVESKYEEQLRGKAGAKRVEVNAVGRVMRELDRREGDSGADIQLTIDADLQDYVQARLGHESASCVVMDVEKGDLLAIASAPSYDPNKFVRGISVGDYSILRENDHRPLASKTVQDAYPPGSTFKMVTALAALEAGVLSPDDTVWCPGHMEVGSRRFHCWKRRGHGHLNLEQALQQSCDVFFYDVALKVGIDRIADVGRRLGLGASPDVPMSAVTSGIMPDKDWKQRERGKGWLIGDTVNASIGQGFVLTSPLQLAIMTARISTGREIHPRLVKTIDGVETEVVGGQDLDINPNHLRWVRKGMSSVMNTSRGTGYRSRSVAEGYELAGKSGTAQVRNRVVSNEDVPWVERDHALFVGYGPVNAPRIAVSVVVEHGGGGSSAGAPILRDVALQALYGGTPPLDAYPSSDHEKIKELQERLDRERRERAEQVRGRA
- a CDS encoding rod shape-determining protein, with the translated sequence MFGLDRLMGAFSADMAIDLGTANTLVYVKGRGIILSEPSVVAYHVKDGVKKVLAVGEDAKLMLGRTPGSIEAIRPMREGVIADFDTAEEMIKHFIRKVHKRSTFSKPKIIVCVPHGATPVEKRAIRQSVLSAGARKAGLIAEPIAAAIGAGMPITDPTGNMVVDIGGGTTEVAVLSLGDIVYARSIRVGGDRMDEAIVNYLRRQQNLLVGEATAERIKTSIGTARMPDDGRGSSMQIRGRDLLNGVPKETEISQAQVAEALAEPVQAICEAVMSALEATPPDLAADIVDRGVMLTGGGALLGDLDLALREQTGLAVSIAEESLNCVALGTGKALEYEKQLQHAIDYDS
- the rodA gene encoding rod shape-determining protein RodA is translated as MSYLEYNVKTTPTGWRKVLYINWPLVILLTAVACVGFLMLYSVAGGRLDTWAEPQMKRFGLGLAAMFVVAMVPIWLWRNLSVLAYLGSLALLVAVELFGTVGMGAQRWIDIGFMRLQPSELMKISLVMVLAAYYDWLPLKKTSRPLWVFLPILLILAPTGLTLIQPDLGTALLLMIGGGLIMFLAGVHWAYFAVVIAAGVGTIYTVFESRGTDWQLLKDYQFKRIDTFLDPSTDPLGAGYHITQAKIAMGSGGWTGRGFMQGTQSRLNFLPEKHTDFIFNTLAEEFGFVGGMSLLTLYVLILLFCIFAALRNRDRFSSLLTLGIGLTFFLYFAVNMSMVMGLAPVVGVPLPMVSYGGSAMLVLMIAFGLVQSACIHRPR